In one window of Hevea brasiliensis isolate MT/VB/25A 57/8 chromosome 10, ASM3005281v1, whole genome shotgun sequence DNA:
- the LOC110662419 gene encoding uncharacterized protein LOC110662419 → MNKWFLFLFIILSLQFLFVIGDAGQKIANNRQEKPPFAKMVLDTLTTLKKSHQTSWEKIKAIVHRIQLQFFPPNLDFRVADEVESQGGGKMKEAAGKSFEVSKTTAKESAKSAANVVGEAVQKVKDKLSDEEEKKSHTHEEL, encoded by the exons ATGAACAAATGGTTTCTTTTCTTGTTCATCATTCTCTCCCTTCAGTTTCTGTTTGTGATTGGAGATGCAGGACAAAAAATAGCCAACAACAGGCAAGAGAAGCCACCTTTTGCAAAGATGGTTCTTGACACACTTACTACCTTGAAGAAATCCCATCAAACTTCTTGGGAAAAAATTAAGGCCATCGTCCATCGCATTCAGTTGCAGTTTTTTCCTCCAAATTTAGA TTTTAGGGTTGCAGATGAAGTGGAGAGTCAGGGTGGAGGAAAGATGAAGGAGGCGGCCGGAAAAAGCTTTGAAGTTAGCAAAACGACAGCTAAGGAATCTGCTAAATCGGCAGCAAATGTGGTGGGAGAAGCAGTGCAGAAGGTGAAGGATAAATTATCTGATGAGGAGGAGAAGAAGTCTCATACTCATGAAGAGCTTTAA